A region of Armatimonadota bacterium DNA encodes the following proteins:
- a CDS encoding carbonic anhydrase — translation MIACLTTALQLVLLNNQISTRTSVQVDNATVAKKLNPYAENAFKRLVEGNARFAEGLNEHVRQNPEARKVAASGQAPHTIVVTCADSRVSPEILFDQGLGDLFVIRVAGNVVDQFGIASIEYAAEHLNSPLLVVLGHERCGAVKAAVETYQAKLESHNESTGDHGSDLANINALIEEILPSVMEAARKPGDLLANAVDINVENSINQAMGRSAILRKRAEESKFDVIGATYDLDTGRVAFTAPKDIRSFVRLVDKK, via the coding sequence ATGATCGCCTGTCTCACCACTGCCCTGCAGCTTGTGCTGCTCAACAACCAGATTTCCACCCGGACTTCGGTCCAAGTCGACAACGCGACGGTTGCCAAAAAGCTTAACCCGTACGCCGAAAATGCTTTCAAGCGCTTGGTGGAAGGCAATGCCCGCTTTGCCGAGGGCTTAAACGAGCACGTCCGCCAAAATCCTGAAGCCCGCAAAGTGGCCGCTTCGGGCCAAGCCCCGCACACGATCGTCGTCACCTGTGCCGATAGCCGGGTCAGCCCAGAAATCCTGTTCGACCAGGGTCTGGGCGACCTCTTCGTCATTCGTGTGGCGGGCAACGTGGTGGATCAATTTGGCATCGCCAGCATCGAATATGCGGCGGAGCACCTGAACTCCCCACTGCTGGTTGTGCTCGGCCATGAACGCTGCGGTGCTGTCAAAGCGGCGGTCGAGACCTACCAAGCCAAGCTGGAATCCCACAATGAATCCACTGGCGACCATGGCTCTGATCTGGCCAACATCAATGCCCTGATCGAAGAGATCTTGCCCAGCGTGATGGAAGCCGCCCGCAAACCCGGGGACCTGCTGGCCAATGCCGTGGACATCAATGTTGAAAACAGCATCAACCAGGCCATGGGGCGGTCGGCAATCCTCCGAAAACGGGCCGAAGAATCGAAATTCGACGTCATCGGGGCGACCTACGACCTGGATACCGGCCGGGTGGCGTTCACCGCCCCCAAAGACATTCGGTCGTTTGTCCGGCTCGTCGACAAAAAGTAA
- a CDS encoding peptidylprolyl isomerase produces MNKVFPMLAVLVAGALLGGCAKDPEPMAGGTKTETTAAPEVKHELTLTGSTYEGEKDGKPVKLVLTPDGKFEMVLPETGKDSTILLAGTYYRADSRYALRVETNNGTAQELEMVATKRGDGTMQAPSQLGNVELKNTAKGDEVAPIDLSADPKPGDEVAVFETGKGKIVIMFYPQIAPKSVANFKELISSGFYNGTRFHRCIENFMVQGGDPKSKDVKLASEWGTGGNMKDGVEVNVPHEFGYILLHKRGVVSMARSNDVDSASSQFFLMQHDYPSLDGQYSAFGRIVKGLDVVDQIVKTGSKDPNANGSVKPDDAVLLNKATLAKWPVN; encoded by the coding sequence ATGAACAAGGTTTTCCCGATGCTGGCCGTGCTTGTTGCCGGAGCATTGCTGGGCGGATGCGCCAAAGACCCCGAACCGATGGCGGGCGGAACCAAGACCGAAACCACCGCCGCACCGGAAGTCAAACACGAACTCACCCTCACCGGCTCGACTTATGAAGGTGAGAAAGATGGCAAGCCGGTCAAATTGGTTCTGACCCCGGACGGCAAGTTCGAAATGGTGCTTCCCGAAACCGGAAAAGATTCCACAATTCTGCTCGCCGGAACGTATTACCGCGCCGACAGCCGCTATGCCCTCCGGGTCGAGACAAACAATGGCACCGCCCAGGAACTGGAAATGGTCGCCACCAAACGGGGGGATGGAACGATGCAAGCCCCCTCCCAGCTGGGCAATGTCGAACTGAAGAATACGGCCAAGGGCGATGAAGTTGCGCCCATCGACCTTTCCGCAGACCCCAAACCGGGCGACGAAGTCGCCGTTTTTGAAACGGGCAAAGGGAAAATCGTCATCATGTTCTATCCCCAGATCGCGCCCAAAAGCGTGGCCAACTTCAAGGAGCTCATCTCGAGCGGGTTCTACAACGGAACCCGGTTCCATCGGTGCATCGAAAACTTCATGGTCCAAGGGGGCGACCCCAAATCCAAAGATGTCAAGTTGGCTAGCGAGTGGGGCACCGGCGGCAACATGAAGGACGGGGTCGAGGTCAACGTCCCCCACGAATTCGGCTATATTCTGCTCCACAAGCGCGGGGTCGTCAGCATGGCCCGTTCGAATGACGTGGATTCCGCAAGCAGCCAGTTCTTTTTGATGCAACACGACTACCCCTCGCTGGATGGTCAATACTCTGCCTTTGGCCGGATCGTCAAAGGATTGGATGTCGTCGACCAGATCGTCAAAACC